The Elaeis guineensis isolate ETL-2024a chromosome 5, EG11, whole genome shotgun sequence DNA segment AATAAATCCTTGTGCTGGCCAAATATTAATGAGGTAATTCCAACGCACATACCTCGCTCCTTTCTTTCTTTAGTGTCTGTTTCCTGAACAAGTTATACATTACCATCTATAATTCTATGATTTATTTGTTAGAGAATCATGAGGAAAGAGAGAGGCAGGCTGGATTGTGGACGACAAGTCTCTCTCTTTCCaaactcttctttctttttttttccccaaaaaGAATAATGGTGTACAAGTTAGAGGTAAAAGGGAGATTGAAGCGTATGGAGGTTCCAAACTGCAAGAGGGTCCTCCAGCATAGTTGGTACTTGTCTTGTACGGACCTTCCATCCTTAGCCGGGCTGGGCTTGAGAGCATGGGCAAGGCCCACACGTACACGTTGCATGTGAGGCTCACTTGCAGTGCTGCTTCTGGGGCTCCCCCATGGTGTCAGCAAAAGTTTTGTCTGGTTCCATCGGAAACCATGTACCAATTCTTTGTAGGAGAGTGATTGCGAGGGGCCAAGCCAAAGGCTGATCTCACCCGGTAAGCATGATTGATTTTGGTCATTTGAGATTAATTTGTTTGCATTTTAGATTTTGGATCgaactctctcttcttcttcatcatccAAAGCTACCTTGGGAAGCCAAACTTCCTTTGAGACCTCCATTTTTGCTCCCTCTGTTCTTCGAAACTTCCAACAACTGTTCCACCTTCTGTACATATGGTTTGTCTTACTAATAATTTCGGGTGGCATCGACCTTCCTTATCACTCCCTTATCATTAAAAAGGGATTGTTTTGAAGTATGAATTAATGGTGTAGCTGGGGGGCATTCATTGAACTCGTCCTCGGTGGATTGTTTTCTTTGTTGGGGGGTGCATCTTTCCTTTGGAAATTCTGTAATTAAGCtacatttattatatatttaatatatgagTTGGTTGATGTTATTTAAccatttttgtttttttgttgagAAGTTTGAATTGCTTGGTCGTGCAGTCCTGCCATAGAATTGTCTATGCTAAGGATGTGAAATTTTGGGCACCTCAAACCCAAGACTATATATATATTCCTTTTTTTACTTGTGCACTGATGCCATATTGAAATTTTAGCTGATCTATTTACTCTTAGTGAACATAGAAAATCCTAAAAACACTAGGATAATCTCCATTTAATGAATGATGTCTTGCCACATTAGCATATAAATTAGGAGGTATTTGGTTTGCAGTTGGATTCAGAATTGGAATAAATTGTAATAGAAATTGAAATGATTATATCTCTCAGTATATTTGATTCATGAcaagaatcagaatcgaaatcaaaataaaatttgaataacaAGAAAACGTAAAGACTGAATTCGTAAGAATTGAGATATTTTCATTCCTCtctaaattagaataaaaatgagGCTCTCGTCAACCAAGCAACAGGATGGgagtcttatttttattttagagcccAATTTCTTTCAACCAAATGTATCATGGAGCGTGAGCATGATATTATTTTAGGATGAGATGTCCTTATGCCGTGGATGCCACATCCTCAGGGCACTACTTTTTAAATGGTTACCATGTTTGTGTTTTTGAGTCTGGCTCCTCTCACGGAGTCGTGGAGTCATGTTCTGCTACCCCCGGATGGGTTTGCAGGAGTCCCTTGTTACGTTGCtcgagtttttttatttttttcggtTTTTTGTGTTAGAAAAGACTACGAGACAGGAAACAAAGAGGATGCGAACTTTTCTAGCATAAGCTCGTGAATGAAGTCTCCGTGATGGTTGTTTGGACGTTAGCCATCTTGCCCGCTCTAGACCACACAAAAAGCCTTCGGCGACGGTTATGAGTGAAGGGGAACAATTGCTTCCTTGGGATATGGACACTCTTATCTCGCCAGCGGTTGAATGGTGAGGCCCCAGGGGAACCTGTCAGGTAAATTGTGCTGCACCGATTGCTGGACTAAAAGTAGAACTACGTTCAAAATGCCGTTACCTCATTAAGTGCAACTAGACTTGGTCCCCTGTCTAAAAAGCTAATGCAGGGACGAGTAGGAATCATGGAGAGAGAGTACTTCCAAGCTGCCACTTGGGTTGCATGTAATCTCCTAACTCCCCAATCCACATAAAATAAAATGATGGGTACAACTCTCATCTTCGAAACCGTGAAAACCAGCTCAAAATTGGACTCCAGATGGCAAAGATTTTTTCCCAAGCAAACGATTTATATACGGGTCTCGTGATTTCTGGCCAAGCAATGCTTGGGTGCCAGTTTCGTGCACATGAATAGTTTCTCTATCATGTGGCACGAGAGGATTGGGGTAATTGGCAAGGATGGGGACAATACATGGAGCGTGGTTGAATGGTAAGTTGCCAAGCCATCATTAGATGGGCTATAAACCAAATGCACTGGTTCCTTAATAAACTCTCGATCCCTCGCACCTTGCTGCTCTTTTCTTCGTTCATTTAATCTCTGCTTACTAAACAATTGTGCTTTGTTGGTGATTTGATGCAGGCAGTAGAGGAACTCATCTCACTGTACCAAATCGTTTGGCCCATAGTGATAACAAGCTTCCTCCTCTACTCCAGGTCAGTCGTCTCGATGCTTTTTCTGGGCCACCTCGGTGATGCTGAGCTTGCCGGAGGATCGCTTGCCATTGCCTTTGCCAACATCACCGGCTACTCTGTCCTCAAGGGCCTCGCCATGGGCATGGACCCCATCTGCGGCCCGGCCTTTGGAGCCAAGCGGTGGGCCGTCCTCCGCCGGACTTTCCAAAAGAccattctcctcctcctcctctcaacCATACCTATCTCTGTCCTCTGGATCAACATGGAGCCCATCCTACTACACCTGGGCCAGGACCCAGCAATCTTTCCCTCTGCAAAGTGTTACCTCCTATTCTCCTTCCCTGACCTCCTAGCCCAATCCTTCCTCCATCCACTAAGAATTTTCTTAAAAGCCCAAAGCCTCACCACCCCTCTTACCTTCTGTGCTGCCTTGGCCCTCATCCTTCACATCCCCATCAACTGGCTCCTGATATCATACTTTAACCTGGGAGTGAAAGGAGTGGCTCTAGCTTCAGCTTTGAACACAGTTAACATCAATATGGGCCTAGTGGCCTACCTGCTGCTATCTGAGAAAGCTCTTAAGCCATGGCATGGAACCTCGCTTGCATGCTTCCAAGAATGGGCACCCCTCGTCAAGCTCGCCGCCCCGAGCATGGTGTCTGTGTGCCTTGAATGGTGGTGGTATGAGGTGATGCTGATTCTCTGTGGCCTTCTATCTGAACCCCAGCCCAGTGTCGCTGCAATGGGTATTTTGATACAAACAACAGGCCTCATGTACGTCATCCCATCATCTCTCGGTATGGGCCTGTCAACACGGGTGGGCCATGAGCTGGGCGCAGGCCAGCCGGCTCGGGCACGACGTGCGGCGAGCACGGGCCTCGTGGTGGCAATGGTGTTTGGGCTCGCGGCGTTTGTGTTCACGGTGGCCGTCAGAGGTGTGTGGGGGAGGATGTTCACCGGCGAGACGAGAATTCTAGCACTGACCGCGGCGGCGCTGCCGATCGTCGGGTTCTGCGAGCTCGGGAACTGCCCACAGACGGCAGGTTGCGGGGTTCTGAGAGGGAGTGCCCGGCCCACGTTCGGGGCGAACATTAACTTTAGCTCGTTTTATCTTGTTGGGCTTCCAGTAGCCGCCGTGGCGGGGTTCAGACTGGGGCTGGGGTTTGTTGGGCTGTGGCTTGGGCTGGTGGCGGCCCAGGCCTCATGTGCGAGCCTGACTCTGTACGCGGTGGCGCGGACGGATTGGGAGGCGCAGGTGGAGAGGGCGGAGGAGCTGACGGGGGGTGGGTTTGGGGATGGGGAGGAGGATGACTTGGAGGCCAGCCTTCTTGGCTGAAGAGTATATTAACATTAGAAGTGGTGTTAGAACATAAGCAGAGCTGATATTTCAATAGAATGGGAGCATATTGTTGTACATGAACTCCTCAAATAAAAGACCTGAATTTTGTACCCCCCCCcaaccccaccaaaaaaaaaaagatcagaatTTGCAGTTTCATAGagtaaaaaaagtttttttttttttccctgaacCGAGAGGAACTTTTAGGCATAAATAGTTTTATTTGATTTGTTGGGACTTTCCCTAATATATTGAACTGCATATCTCTTATTTGTGACAGCCGTCCTGTGTATCGTTCACTTGTACAATTAATTCTTCTTTTAATTGAGGATTTATGAGGCTAAGAGACGAGGGATATTGACTAAACTTACAAGACAAAGGTGTGGAATGAAAATAAAAACCTGGGAAGAATTCCTCAAGAACTAGAATCCaaattgctttttcttttttttttttggtaaagaagaTTCTTTGCTGTTAACTTACAAGAGCATAGCGAAAAGAATGCACAGATTCTTTCAGTTCTCACGTACGGGATTTGTCAAAATGATTTGATTCGAGACGGGGCATGAAGAAGAGCTTTTGCTTTTATTGTAAAAAGTGAAAGTCtggatttaaaatcataatttgGGGCAGTACCCATGACAAGAATAAAATTCTTTATTATTAACTTATAAAAGCAGGAAAAAATGCATAGGAAAACGCCTTTGATCCTTTCTGCTCTCAAGTACTGGTCTTGTAAAAATGCTTTGATTGTACAAGCAGGTGGGTCACATTTCTAACCCCTATAATATAATGGCATCCTGTAAGTTTAGATCCATGTATGATGTTGTGGATCAGGGCATATTTCACGCACGCAAATCCTTGTCTGAGCTCCACACTGGGGCTTTTGTAGCGGCAGCATCTGTTACTACAGCAGGTCCATTTTCAACAGTGAGTAAAGGATCAGAGTCACTTTCTTTTACCTGAAATagggaaaaaaataaattagcatcgagtaaatatgatgaagtatcaTGTTTCAGATTATGAAAAGATTCAGAGAAATAGCAAAATCTAGTTAAAGACAAAATTTGT contains these protein-coding regions:
- the LOC140857949 gene encoding protein DETOXIFICATION 53-like, which encodes MHRNDPLYGGGLAEAGDQEGKTTGGEEKKMGNKSLCWPNINEAVEELISLYQIVWPIVITSFLLYSRSVVSMLFLGHLGDAELAGGSLAIAFANITGYSVLKGLAMGMDPICGPAFGAKRWAVLRRTFQKTILLLLLSTIPISVLWINMEPILLHLGQDPAIFPSAKCYLLFSFPDLLAQSFLHPLRIFLKAQSLTTPLTFCAALALILHIPINWLLISYFNLGVKGVALASALNTVNINMGLVAYLLLSEKALKPWHGTSLACFQEWAPLVKLAAPSMVSVCLEWWWYEVMLILCGLLSEPQPSVAAMGILIQTTGLMYVIPSSLGMGLSTRVGHELGAGQPARARRAASTGLVVAMVFGLAAFVFTVAVRGVWGRMFTGETRILALTAAALPIVGFCELGNCPQTAGCGVLRGSARPTFGANINFSSFYLVGLPVAAVAGFRLGLGFVGLWLGLVAAQASCASLTLYAVARTDWEAQVERAEELTGGGFGDGEEDDLEASLLG